The sequence tTTACAAACATGCAACACAATCCAAAAGTCACAAGTTTTTATTAAAAGGTTGATGTTATATAGATATGAGAGTGTTTATTTGGAAAACAATAATTATGAAAGTTGACACCCACTTTAGATCAtcttaaataatttcattaaaaaattgagTTGCGTAAAATGATTATTTATGTGCTCTCTCACAACGAAATGGTGGTGTACTTGGCAATATATATCTcttataaatgtaaattattatCTCTACCATctctattataattataattttatatcataaaagATCTTCTCGGAGGATTTTTTTTCCTCCCAAATTTGTAgatgtaatattataattttgttttcctttttttaatattttaaattacacTTTAATCTTtcgatatttttaaatttatgatatgatGCTCACATAAATATAATGaaggtaaaaatttgtgtgagagtctcacgggtcgtattttgtgagacaaatctcttatttgagtcatccatgaaaaaatattactttttatgctaagagtattactttttattgtgaatatcggtagggttgatccgtatcacagataaagattcatgagaccgtatcacaagagatCTACCTTATAATGAAATCAAattctaaaaattaaattaattaaaaacataatattatgcaTAGAATTAAGAGGACAATATCCACACCCTAGAGCCCATCACCTTGGGAAAAGTGGCGGTGCCCGATATGCAATTTTGTTCTACGTGTATGTTTGAAGTGTTTCCTAATTTTTTTTGACACGTATCacttgtaatatttttattacaaaaatatcaCATTATAAATAGCGAATGTGATATTTGCAAAAAGTCACAGATAAGTGTAATAGAGTCTATCGaggaaataatcaaataaaaaatgacaGCTGCGGAAGAACCAATGCTTTCTCGACTTAATCGCCTAGATGATATCGTAAGTATCATATTAATTCATCTTTTTTAATCACTCTGCACATGCAAATGTTTAATTTTGTTCTTGTTACTCCTGATCATGTTCCTTTCTGacttaaatttttctttaatttggaAGAACCGATAAGTTGGTAATcgtttattttcattttctttatccaAGAATTTGGTTAATTGTGGTATAGGAAGTAATGGGTTCGAAACCTAGTGAtgtttcatttttaaatatttttgattttgaactaaaaaataatatttttagccaGAATTCGACTATATTAATGATTTAGAAATTAAGATTCAAAATagagaattttgaaaaataatattaccaACCTGAAAATGCCCGGACGAAAGAGAATTGCTAGAAAATGAAACATCACACGGGCTAAATTTGGCCTGACTAGTATTCACAAACTAAGCTAAACATGAGTCATTTTAGTTATGGGCTCCTCCAGTTCTTTGCCATTTTAATAAATGGAGAAGTTCTGTTTTAGTTCAAGTGATTggatttagtaaatttagagaAAGAATCTTATACGtatattctaatttttttttcagctAAAACAATTGGAAGGCATTCGGAGTATTAGTCATTCTCCAAAGAGCTCGAGTGCATCCACTCGTTCGAGTGATGGCCAGCCATCGTCGGTTGAGTTCTCCCCAGAAAGCCATTGTCGTCCGTTGGACGAGGTGATCATGGAAGTCGAACAAAAAGGAACGTTAATGGAACGATTAATTCGCGCCGAGGATCGTCTCTTCAAGGTAAGAACACTAACATTTCATCAGCCATCGAGTGCCATATATGGTGCCAAAAACATGTCGTTTGCTAGTGCTATACTTGTGTGTGTTGGAAACTATAATTTTGAAGGGGC comes from Primulina huaijiensis isolate GDHJ02 chromosome 2, ASM1229523v2, whole genome shotgun sequence and encodes:
- the LOC140960102 gene encoding uncharacterized protein, which codes for MTAAEEPMLSRLNRLDDILKQLEGIRSISHSPKSSSASTRSSDGQPSSVEFSPESHCRPLDEVIMEVEQKGTLMERLIRAEDRLFKICLMMEEEMETSSTEKRTPKKGLKHLVKSCVGGDVKYQTKD